The sequence ATTAAATAGAAATAAAAAAACACATATTTTGGTAAGAAATCAAACGAGTTAATTGCTTACAAAAATATGTGATCAAATAAAACATCTAAATTACTCGTTTACCATACCATGCAATTTTTGAAATGTCAAGAAAATATTGAAAATTCTGAAAAAAGTCCTTCTGAAAAAAGTCATAGCCTCCCACATTGGAGTACTATGACTTTTCTTTTCCGTCGATGAGATATTCATAGGAAACATGGAAAATCTCAGTGAATGCTTTTAATTCCACATCTGTGACGTGACGTTTATTGGTCTCAATTCTGGTAATCACATTTTTATCCATATCATA comes from Coprococcus phoceensis and encodes:
- a CDS encoding helix-turn-helix domain-containing protein, with translation MPKPKASTEEKNLISQRLIELRRQHNMSQRLLAYQLQLNGYDMDKNVITRIETNKRHVTDVELKAFTEIFHVSYEYLIDGKEKS